TTTAATATAGGCTATAGTGCCACTGCCAGTTACACTAGAAGTTCTCGAAAGAGAGCAGCAACAAAGAGTTATTATTCCTGTAGCATTATCTATTTTAAATAAACAGCATTTGGCTCTCCATTGCAAATGCAACTGCACATGTACTTCTTAAATCGTTGGATATCCATGATGGAGAAGTCTCAAGTATTCCTTCATGATTTAAGAATAAAATATTTGCCATTGATACATCTCCAGCAGAGGCGCCATTCCCACAAGCAAGGTCAAACCAGCCATCATTGTTGACATCTGCCCATGCCATACCAATAGTTAGATAGCCGGGTGCGCCAGCTGTCCAAGAAGCAACAGTCTCAAGAATAGTATCTTGATTGATATACACGCGGTTGTAGAGTGCCCAGTTAATGTTACCGACAGCAAGGTCAACTCTACCATCTCCATTCATATCACCCCAAGCTCCAGACCAGTCCAAGTCACAATCTTTATCTACATCACCCCAA
This is a stretch of genomic DNA from bacterium. It encodes these proteins:
- a CDS encoding VCBS repeat-containing protein, with amino-acid sequence MKVTMFSICLVSLILTIKVKADVPLEHTPCWTASPGSCSHGIAFGDMDNDGYPDLAVANDEYAPNPQPNYVYKNINGQLETEPSWISTEKVHVYVAWGDVDKDCDLDWSGAWGDMNGDGRVDLAVGNINWALYNRVYINQDTILETVASWTAGAPGYLTIGMAWADVNNDGWFDLACGNGASAGDVSMANILFLNHEGILETSPSWISNDLRSTCAVAFAMESQMLFI